The proteins below are encoded in one region of Flavobacterium nackdongense:
- a CDS encoding GIY-YIG nuclease family protein — MNYFYILYSKELNQYYIGHTSENLQERLRKHLSNHSGFTAKVKDWIVVYFEEFATKSLAYKRELEVKKWKSRTRVERLIAEFNR, encoded by the coding sequence ATGAATTACTTCTATATTTTATATTCAAAGGAATTAAATCAATATTATATTGGTCATACTTCTGAGAATTTGCAAGAACGTTTGCGTAAGCATTTGTCTAATCACTCAGGATTTACTGCAAAAGTTAAAGACTGGATAGTAGTTTATTTTGAAGAGTTTGCTACGAAATCCTTGGCATACAAAAGGGAGTTGGAAGTCAAGAAATGGAAAAGTAGGACAAGAGTTGAAAGACTAATTGCCGAGTTCAATCGATAG
- a CDS encoding DUF4159 domain-containing protein, giving the protein MKKIFCFFLLVSMYGFSQEIALLKYSGGGDWYANPTSLPNLIKFCNANINTTIKTKPATVTPGSPELFSYPFVHLTGHGNVVFSDADVSNLRNYLTSGGFLHIDDNYGMDQYIRKEIKKIFPNTDLVEIPANHPIFQKPFLFANGLPKIHEHDGKRPQAFGIFLDNRLALLYTFECDLGDGWEDAEVHNDPKEVRERALKMGANILNYSFNN; this is encoded by the coding sequence ATGAAAAAAATCTTTTGCTTTTTTCTATTGGTTTCAATGTATGGTTTTTCCCAAGAAATAGCCTTGCTCAAATACAGCGGCGGCGGCGATTGGTATGCCAATCCGACCTCATTGCCCAATTTAATAAAATTTTGCAACGCCAATATCAATACAACCATCAAAACAAAACCAGCTACAGTCACACCCGGCAGTCCTGAATTGTTTTCCTACCCGTTTGTGCATCTCACCGGACACGGCAATGTAGTTTTCAGCGATGCCGATGTTAGTAATTTAAGAAATTATCTGACCTCAGGCGGTTTCCTTCATATTGACGATAATTATGGGATGGATCAATACATCCGCAAAGAAATCAAGAAAATATTCCCCAATACCGATTTAGTCGAAATTCCGGCGAATCATCCCATTTTTCAGAAGCCCTTTCTTTTTGCCAATGGCTTACCTAAAATTCACGAGCACGATGGAAAACGCCCTCAAGCATTCGGTATTTTTCTTGACAATAGACTCGCGCTATTGTACACTTTCGAATGTGATTTGGGCGATGGTTGGGAAGATGCCGAAGTACATAACGACCCGAAAGAAGTTCGTGAAAGAGCCTTAAAAATGGGCGCCAATATTTTGAACTACAGCTTCAATAATTAA
- a CDS encoding C40 family peptidase has translation MFGICNLAIIPLRFDHSDRSEIVSQVLFGEHFEILEQYNQWSRIKLEFDDYEGWVDSKQYQLISEAEFHQLSKDVIVLNADLLEYITGPNNLLLPIPLGSSLSFLSHADINNANFNFEGTRISGIKSKNCIISTAFMYLNAPYLWGGKTPFGIDCSGFTQMVYKLNGYRLLRDASQQALQGEALSFIEESEAGDLAFFDNEEGNIIHVGIIMEDNYIIHASGKIRIDRLDHLGIFNAEINKHTHKLRVIKKII, from the coding sequence ATGTTCGGAATTTGTAATCTTGCCATCATCCCCCTTCGATTTGATCACAGCGACAGAAGCGAAATTGTTTCACAAGTTTTATTTGGCGAACATTTCGAAATCTTGGAGCAGTACAATCAATGGTCGAGAATAAAATTAGAATTCGACGATTATGAAGGCTGGGTCGATTCGAAACAATACCAACTTATTTCTGAGGCTGAATTTCATCAATTATCCAAAGATGTAATTGTTTTGAATGCGGATTTATTAGAATACATTACAGGTCCAAATAATTTATTACTCCCCATTCCGCTTGGTTCGTCTTTGTCTTTTTTGTCCCACGCTGACATTAATAATGCCAACTTTAATTTTGAAGGAACAAGAATCAGCGGGATAAAATCGAAAAATTGTATTATTAGTACGGCTTTTATGTACCTCAACGCTCCCTATCTCTGGGGCGGAAAAACACCTTTTGGCATCGATTGTTCGGGGTTTACTCAAATGGTTTACAAACTCAATGGCTATCGACTTTTGCGCGATGCTTCGCAACAAGCCTTACAAGGGGAAGCTTTGAGTTTCATTGAAGAAAGCGAAGCTGGCGATTTGGCTTTTTTTGATAATGAAGAAGGCAATATTATTCACGTTGGCATCATTATGGAAGACAATTATATCATTCACGCCAGTGGAAAAATAAGAATCGACCGATTAGACCATCTGGGAATTTTCAATGCCGAAATCAATAAACACACCCACAAACTTCGGGTTATCAAAAAAATAATATAA
- a CDS encoding THUMP-like domain-containing protein — protein sequence MDFKLLHPEIQDFIDKNRDATITKLALQKNPFPKVDWIAILQQIEAKTKVKDKLPTWFRAKNILYPSKISVEQTSSEKTASYKSQIVSGESLIDLTGGFGVDDFYFSKRINKIAHCEINADLSAIVQHNFEQLDVRNIQCYTGDSLAILVELSAIWDWIYIDPSRRNDAKGKVFMLQDCLPNIPENLGRLFNFSNQILIKTAPLLDITAGLAELTNVKAIHIVALDNEVKELLWEIQKGYIEKTTIKTVNIAKEKQDVFEFVMDENLISPDYGSPQKYLYEPNSAIMKSGGFDEVSIIFKLKKLHKHSHLYTNSEIIDFPGRIFEIENTLNYNKAEMKNYIEGKKFNITTRNFPETVENLRKKWKVKEGGNQYCFFTTDENDNKIVLICKKIK from the coding sequence TTGGATTTCAAACTCTTACATCCCGAAATTCAAGACTTTATCGATAAAAATAGGGATGCCACAATCACAAAATTGGCCTTGCAAAAAAATCCGTTTCCAAAAGTCGATTGGATTGCAATCCTACAGCAAATAGAAGCCAAAACTAAAGTAAAAGACAAATTACCAACTTGGTTTCGTGCGAAAAATATTTTGTATCCGAGTAAAATATCGGTCGAACAAACCTCATCTGAAAAAACCGCTTCGTACAAATCGCAGATTGTTTCCGGAGAAAGCCTCATCGATCTGACCGGCGGTTTTGGCGTGGACGATTTCTACTTTTCAAAAAGAATAAACAAAATCGCCCATTGCGAAATAAACGCTGATCTTTCGGCGATTGTCCAGCATAATTTTGAGCAACTCGATGTCAGGAACATTCAATGTTACACTGGGGATAGCTTAGCCATTTTAGTCGAACTTAGTGCCATTTGGGACTGGATTTACATCGATCCTTCCAGAAGAAATGATGCCAAAGGCAAAGTGTTTATGCTCCAAGACTGTTTGCCCAATATACCCGAAAACCTTGGTAGATTATTTAATTTTTCGAATCAGATTTTAATAAAAACGGCTCCACTCCTCGACATTACAGCTGGTTTAGCTGAATTGACAAACGTAAAAGCCATTCATATCGTGGCTCTCGACAATGAAGTCAAGGAACTGTTGTGGGAAATTCAAAAAGGATATATTGAAAAAACCACTATTAAAACAGTAAATATCGCTAAAGAAAAACAAGATGTTTTCGAATTTGTTATGGACGAGAATTTAATAAGTCCTGACTATGGCTCACCCCAAAAATACCTCTACGAGCCCAACAGTGCCATCATGAAATCAGGAGGATTTGACGAAGTAAGCATTATTTTTAAATTAAAAAAACTCCATAAACATTCACATTTATATACCAATTCTGAAATCATTGATTTTCCTGGCCGAATTTTCGAAATTGAAAACACTTTAAACTATAACAAAGCAGAAATGAAAAATTATATCGAAGGCAAAAAATTCAATATAACAACGCGCAATTTTCCCGAAACAGTCGAGAACCTTCGAAAAAAATGGAAAGTAAAAGAAGGTGGAAATCAATATTGTTTTTTTACAACAGATGAAAATGACAATAAAATAGTTTTAATTTGCAAAAAAATTAAATAA
- a CDS encoding tetratricopeptide repeat protein, with protein sequence MKSKYVILASALLISVIAFAQKDQIKAAEKALKAGNPQEAVTILNGAESLVANAEAAEKAHFYSVNGNAHLELANKKVDEGKNLSLAAKSFQDLLAVEKASGKDKYSSQATASIFDIKNKLLNSAIADTKADKDIDGAKKLYDAYLLDKKDTINLYYAASTYVNGKDYTTALQCYAELKSLNYSGKGTSYLAMNKLTNQEDLFNTAKERDLAVKLGTHEKPKTEKIPSKRGEIYKNIALILVDQGKTEEAKKAISDARKANPEDTTLILTEANLYLETKDFETYKKLVAEALEKNPNDADLVFNLGVLSANAKNKAEAEKYYKRVMEINPKYTNAYINLAALKLEDEKPIIDEMNKLGTSTKDMKRYDVLKTQREDLFKSTIPYLEKAVELDSTNIDVAKTLMNVYHALEMSAEYKALKEKIKVLEGK encoded by the coding sequence ATGAAAAGTAAATATGTAATTCTAGCGTCAGCATTATTGATTTCAGTAATTGCTTTTGCTCAAAAAGATCAAATCAAAGCCGCTGAAAAAGCGCTAAAGGCTGGCAATCCGCAAGAAGCAGTCACTATTTTGAATGGTGCTGAATCTTTAGTAGCCAATGCCGAAGCTGCTGAAAAAGCGCACTTCTATTCAGTAAACGGAAACGCTCATTTGGAATTGGCCAATAAAAAAGTAGATGAAGGGAAAAATTTATCATTGGCTGCCAAATCATTTCAAGACTTATTAGCAGTGGAAAAAGCTTCTGGAAAAGATAAATATTCCTCTCAAGCTACGGCTTCCATTTTTGATATTAAAAACAAATTATTGAACAGTGCTATCGCTGACACAAAAGCCGATAAAGATATTGACGGCGCAAAAAAATTATACGATGCCTATTTGTTAGACAAAAAAGACACCATCAATTTGTATTATGCGGCCTCGACTTATGTAAATGGTAAAGATTATACAACAGCGCTGCAATGCTATGCGGAACTAAAATCTTTAAACTATTCTGGCAAAGGGACAAGTTATTTGGCAATGAATAAATTAACCAATCAAGAAGATTTATTTAATACCGCTAAAGAACGTGATTTGGCTGTGAAATTGGGAACTCACGAAAAACCAAAAACAGAAAAAATCCCTTCGAAAAGAGGTGAAATTTACAAAAACATCGCACTAATTTTAGTGGATCAAGGAAAAACAGAGGAGGCTAAAAAAGCCATTTCTGACGCTAGAAAAGCAAATCCAGAAGATACTACTTTGATTTTGACTGAAGCTAATTTGTATTTGGAAACCAAAGACTTTGAAACCTACAAAAAATTAGTGGCTGAAGCATTAGAGAAAAATCCAAACGATGCTGATTTAGTATTCAATTTAGGAGTGCTAAGTGCCAATGCCAAAAATAAAGCTGAGGCAGAGAAATATTACAAAAGAGTAATGGAAATCAATCCTAAATATACGAATGCGTATATTAATTTAGCGGCTTTGAAGTTGGAAGACGAAAAACCAATTATTGATGAAATGAACAAATTAGGAACTTCTACTAAGGATATGAAGCGTTACGATGTTTTGAAAACACAAAGAGAAGACTTGTTCAAAAGCACTATTCCTTATCTTGAAAAAGCGGTAGAGTTAGATTCAACTAATATAGATGTTGCAAAAACCTTGATGAACGTGTATCACGCATTAGAAATGAGTGCTGAATACAAAGCTTTGAAAGAAAAAATTAAAGTGTTAGAAGGAAAATAA
- a CDS encoding AI-2E family transporter: MITSKIIANGILRALFFLALAALFLYFIYLTQSVLIYLVSALILTLIGNPIVDFLKKRFKFKHTFATVTTLSLFILCIAGLILMFVPLIASQGQNLSLLKTVEIEKDIAELKDQAFLFLESHNIDTSELIKEAKLGSKINLNFIPDFLNTVLGTISSFGIGLGSVLFITFFFLKDRVLFVTSAKKLIPDTHEEQILNSIHKINHLLSRYFIGLLLQLSIVFVLYVIVLLIFGIPNLFIIAFLCAVLNIVPYIGPLIASVLAAILTMLSHLGSDFQTVLLPTTVYVLIGFWIVQLIDNNVSQPLIFSKSVSSHPLEIFLVILIAGFLSGILGMVIAVPIYTILKVIGKEFLPDNKLIQLFTKNI; the protein is encoded by the coding sequence ATGATTACATCCAAAATTATAGCAAATGGTATCCTTAGGGCACTATTTTTTCTGGCGTTAGCTGCCTTGTTCTTGTATTTCATATACCTGACCCAATCGGTATTGATCTATTTGGTTTCGGCCTTAATTCTAACCTTGATTGGGAATCCTATTGTAGATTTCCTAAAAAAGAGATTCAAATTCAAGCATACCTTTGCCACCGTTACGACTCTCTCGCTTTTTATCCTCTGTATTGCGGGTCTGATTTTGATGTTTGTGCCCTTGATTGCCTCACAAGGTCAAAATTTATCCTTACTAAAAACGGTCGAAATTGAAAAAGACATAGCCGAATTGAAGGATCAAGCCTTCCTTTTTTTAGAGAGCCATAATATCGATACTTCTGAACTTATCAAGGAAGCGAAGCTCGGTTCGAAAATAAACTTAAATTTTATTCCTGATTTCTTAAATACCGTTTTAGGAACTATCAGCAGTTTCGGAATAGGTCTAGGCTCGGTTCTATTTATTACCTTTTTCTTCCTCAAAGACCGCGTTCTCTTTGTTACAAGCGCAAAAAAATTGATTCCAGACACCCACGAAGAACAAATTTTAAATTCCATTCATAAGATCAACCATTTATTGTCTCGCTATTTTATTGGCTTATTACTACAATTGAGCATTGTTTTTGTATTGTATGTCATTGTGCTCCTTATTTTCGGAATTCCCAACCTATTTATCATTGCATTTTTATGCGCTGTACTCAATATTGTTCCCTACATCGGCCCATTGATCGCCTCAGTTTTGGCAGCCATTTTAACGATGTTGAGTCATTTAGGTTCCGATTTTCAAACTGTATTATTGCCTACAACCGTCTATGTTTTAATTGGTTTTTGGATTGTGCAACTTATTGATAACAATGTATCACAGCCTTTGATTTTTTCGAAGAGTGTCAGTTCGCATCCTTTAGAAATTTTTTTGGTCATTCTCATAGCCGGTTTTCTTTCCGGAATTTTAGGCATGGTAATCGCTGTTCCTATTTATACCATTTTGAAAGTAATCGGAAAAGAATTTTTGCCCGACAACAAACTGATTCAACTATTTACTAAAAACATCTGA
- a CDS encoding acetyl-CoA C-acyltransferase yields MSKKVVIVSAVRTPIGSFMGGLSTVAAPQLGAVAIKGALDKIQLDCNLVDEVFMGQVIQAGSGQAPARQAAIFAGLPNTVACTTVNKVCASGMKAVMMAAQAIQSGDAEIVVAGGMENMSLIPHYMHLRNGYKFGPAAMVDGMQKDGLTDAYDNNAMGVCADLCASEYKISREEQDAFAIQSYTRSAKAWEEGKFDAEIVPVAVPQRRGEPIIISKDEEYTNVNLDKIPALNAVFTKGGTVTAANASTINDGAAAMVLMSEEKALSLGLKPLAYIKSYADAAQEPKWFTTTPAMAIPKALEKANLSIEEVDYFEFNEAFAVVGLANSKILGLNDTKVNVNGGAVSLGHPLGCSGARIIVTLLNVLEQNKGKIGAAAICNGGGGASAIVIEKY; encoded by the coding sequence ATGAGCAAAAAAGTCGTTATTGTATCTGCAGTCAGAACTCCAATCGGGAGTTTTATGGGGGGACTATCTACCGTTGCGGCCCCACAATTGGGTGCTGTGGCCATAAAAGGCGCTCTCGACAAAATTCAGCTCGACTGTAATTTGGTCGATGAAGTATTTATGGGACAAGTCATTCAGGCAGGCTCAGGACAAGCTCCTGCCAGACAAGCTGCTATTTTTGCTGGCTTACCCAATACTGTGGCTTGTACTACTGTAAATAAAGTTTGCGCCTCCGGAATGAAAGCGGTGATGATGGCTGCTCAAGCCATTCAAAGTGGCGATGCCGAAATTGTAGTAGCTGGCGGAATGGAAAATATGAGTTTGATTCCGCATTATATGCATTTGCGAAATGGCTATAAATTTGGCCCCGCTGCTATGGTTGACGGAATGCAGAAAGACGGGCTTACCGACGCGTACGACAACAATGCAATGGGCGTTTGTGCCGACTTATGTGCATCTGAATATAAGATTAGCCGTGAAGAACAAGATGCCTTCGCCATTCAATCCTATACACGATCGGCAAAAGCTTGGGAAGAAGGAAAATTTGATGCTGAAATAGTTCCTGTCGCTGTTCCTCAAAGGCGAGGCGAACCCATTATTATTTCAAAGGACGAAGAATATACGAATGTCAATCTTGATAAAATCCCAGCATTGAATGCTGTTTTTACAAAAGGCGGAACGGTCACTGCTGCCAATGCTTCGACCATCAACGATGGCGCTGCCGCAATGGTATTGATGAGCGAAGAAAAAGCTCTTTCCTTAGGATTAAAACCTTTGGCTTATATAAAAAGTTATGCCGATGCTGCTCAAGAACCAAAATGGTTCACCACAACTCCAGCGATGGCTATTCCTAAAGCTTTAGAAAAAGCCAACCTCTCAATAGAAGAAGTGGATTATTTTGAATTTAACGAGGCTTTTGCGGTTGTAGGCTTAGCCAATTCGAAAATACTTGGATTGAATGATACAAAAGTAAATGTAAATGGTGGTGCGGTATCATTAGGTCATCCGTTAGGTTGTTCGGGAGCAAGAATTATTGTTACGCTATTAAATGTTTTAGAACAAAATAAGGGCAAAATTGGTGCGGCTGCAATATGTAATGGCGGTGGCGGAGCTTCGGCTATTGTTATCGAAAAATATTAA
- a CDS encoding zinc metalloprotease → MKKILLSAAAVLMLFSCQNETTETNDLAASATGRRMCAAQDVLEAQLEADPTLAIRMNEIETFTQARISRLNSNFKLVNGKIVIPVVINVLYRTATENISDAQIQSQIDVLNKDFTATNADFGSVPAEWSGIAANVGITFELAGINRKATTKTSWGTRDAMKSTKKGGLDPTSPSTTLNLWACTIGGGILGYAQFPGGSSSTDGVVIDSKYFGLSGAGSAPYNLGRTGTHEVGHWMNLRHIWGDASCGNDLVADTPVAKTANYGDPAYPFVSTCLPVHNEMTMNYMDYTDDRAMYMFTNGQKARMAAIFTSGGPRAAIGQ, encoded by the coding sequence ATGAAAAAAATCTTATTATCTGCAGCAGCTGTTTTAATGCTATTTTCGTGTCAAAACGAAACCACAGAGACCAACGATCTAGCAGCTAGTGCCACCGGGCGCCGTATGTGCGCCGCACAAGATGTTCTCGAGGCTCAATTAGAAGCCGACCCAACTCTAGCGATCCGCATGAATGAAATTGAAACGTTTACCCAGGCTAGAATTTCGAGACTTAATTCAAATTTCAAATTAGTAAATGGTAAAATTGTCATACCTGTGGTAATAAATGTGTTATACAGAACTGCAACCGAAAATATTTCCGATGCTCAAATCCAATCTCAAATAGATGTGTTGAACAAAGATTTTACCGCAACAAATGCTGATTTTGGCAGTGTTCCTGCAGAATGGTCTGGCATAGCGGCAAATGTGGGAATCACATTCGAATTAGCAGGTATCAATAGAAAAGCTACTACGAAAACGTCTTGGGGAACTAGAGATGCAATGAAAAGCACCAAAAAAGGTGGCTTAGACCCGACTTCGCCAAGCACAACTCTTAATCTTTGGGCCTGTACTATTGGTGGCGGAATTTTAGGTTATGCCCAATTTCCTGGAGGGTCATCTTCAACCGACGGTGTCGTAATTGATTCTAAATATTTTGGATTATCAGGTGCTGGAAGTGCTCCCTACAATCTAGGAAGAACAGGAACTCACGAAGTGGGACACTGGATGAATTTACGCCATATTTGGGGAGATGCTTCATGTGGAAATGACTTAGTAGCAGATACTCCAGTGGCCAAAACGGCTAATTATGGAGATCCAGCATATCCATTTGTAAGCACGTGCTTACCAGTTCACAACGAAATGACAATGAATTATATGGACTATACCGACGATCGTGCAATGTATATGTTTACTAATGGACAAAAAGCAAGAATGGCTGCTATTTTCACTTCGGGTGGACCGAGAGCTGCCATAGGCCAATAA
- a CDS encoding M15 family metallopeptidase, producing the protein MKYSKTIFIFCTILSLYSCKSQSAHNVTKQSVANDTTFVNLKDYSKDFVYDMKYATSDNFLKAKVYDCAECFLRLKTIKAMVAANADFMKMGYKIKIFDCYRPLDIQKRMWKIVPNPDYVANPSKGSIHNRGGAVDITLVNAKGKELDMGTSFDFFGIEASHNYQNLSQEIKDNRTLLKTTMVQNGFNALDSEWWHYNLKSALNDTVSNAKWNCD; encoded by the coding sequence ATGAAGTATTCCAAAACCATTTTTATTTTCTGTACAATTCTGAGTTTATATTCTTGCAAATCCCAATCGGCACATAATGTTACCAAACAATCTGTTGCCAATGACACCACCTTTGTCAATTTGAAAGATTACTCCAAAGATTTTGTGTATGATATGAAATACGCAACCTCTGATAATTTCTTGAAAGCCAAAGTCTATGATTGTGCTGAGTGTTTTTTGCGATTGAAAACAATAAAAGCGATGGTGGCCGCCAATGCCGATTTTATGAAAATGGGCTACAAAATCAAAATATTCGATTGTTATAGACCGTTAGATATTCAAAAAAGAATGTGGAAGATAGTTCCCAATCCCGATTATGTAGCCAATCCTAGCAAAGGCTCTATACACAATCGAGGTGGAGCGGTCGATATCACTTTGGTCAACGCGAAAGGAAAGGAGCTCGATATGGGAACAAGTTTCGACTTTTTTGGTATTGAAGCCAGTCATAATTATCAAAATCTTTCACAGGAAATTAAGGACAACAGAACCTTATTGAAAACTACAATGGTTCAAAATGGGTTTAATGCATTAGATTCAGAATGGTGGCATTATAATTTGAAATCCGCCTTAAATGATACAGTTTCGAATGCCAAATGGAACTGTGATTAG
- the gyrA gene encoding DNA gyrase subunit A — MSEGEKLIPINIEDEMKSAYIDYSMSVIVSRALPDVRDGLKPVHRRVLYGMYDLGVTSKSAHKKSARIVGEVLGKYHPHGDTSVYDAMVRMAQEWSLRYLLVDGQGNFGSVDGDSPAAMRYTEARMRKISEEIMADIEKETVDFQLNFDDTLYEPKVMPTRVPTLLINGATGIAVGMATNMPPHNLTEVINGTLAFIDNNDIEVDELMTHIKAPDFPTGGTIYGYEGVREAFKTGRGRIVMRAKVGFEEVDGRECIIVTEIPYQVNKADMIKRTADLVNEKKIEGIANIRDESDRNGMRIVYILKRDATPNVVLNTLYKFTQLQSSFSVNNIALVKGRPQMLNLKDMIHYFVEHRHDVVIRRTRFELRKAEERAHILEGLIIASDNIDEVIALIRSSKNTDEAREKLIERFQLSDLQARAIVEMRLRQLTGLEQDKLRAEYEELMKLIEHLKALLEDVNLRTALIKEELVEIRDKYGDARRSMIEYSGGDVSIEDLIADENVVITISHAGYIKRTNLSEYKTQNRGGVGQKSAGTRDQDFLENMFVATNHQYMMFFTQKGKCFWMRVYEIPEGSKTAKGRAIQNLINIESDDKVKAFICTQDLKDQDYIKSHNLVMVTKQGQVKKTSLEKYSRPRVNGVAAITIKEGDELLEAKLTNGESQIILAVKSGKLVRFEETKTRPMGRTASGVRGITLKDETDEVIGMVTVDKDNINDSQILVVTENGYGKRTKLVDEDGEDVYRITNRGGKGVKTLNITEKTGKLISISAVTDADDLMIINKSGLTIRMAVEDLRVMGRATQGVKLINLKGSDSIAAVTKVMKDDVAEVVVDEDGNVIETEAIERVKPVLEVLEEDGVAEDDDSDEEDDIVEDDEDEAEDDDETDN, encoded by the coding sequence TGTCAGTAATTGTGTCAAGAGCACTTCCGGATGTTAGAGATGGCTTGAAACCAGTGCATCGAAGAGTACTTTACGGAATGTATGATTTAGGAGTGACTTCAAAATCTGCCCATAAAAAATCTGCCAGAATTGTCGGTGAAGTTTTAGGTAAGTATCACCCTCATGGCGATACTTCAGTTTACGATGCGATGGTTCGTATGGCTCAAGAATGGAGTTTACGCTATCTGTTAGTCGATGGTCAAGGTAACTTTGGCTCGGTCGATGGAGATAGTCCTGCTGCCATGCGTTATACAGAAGCAAGAATGCGCAAAATTTCGGAAGAAATTATGGCCGATATCGAAAAAGAAACCGTTGACTTTCAATTGAATTTTGACGATACTTTGTATGAGCCAAAAGTAATGCCCACCAGAGTTCCTACTTTGTTGATCAACGGAGCTACAGGAATTGCAGTAGGTATGGCAACCAATATGCCGCCTCACAATTTGACCGAAGTCATCAACGGAACCTTGGCTTTTATCGATAATAACGACATCGAAGTAGACGAATTGATGACGCATATCAAAGCACCTGATTTTCCAACAGGGGGTACAATTTATGGGTACGAAGGCGTTCGTGAAGCTTTTAAAACTGGTCGAGGACGTATTGTGATGCGTGCCAAAGTGGGTTTCGAAGAAGTCGATGGCAGAGAGTGTATTATCGTAACCGAAATTCCATACCAAGTCAATAAAGCCGATATGATCAAGCGTACTGCTGACTTGGTCAACGAGAAAAAAATTGAAGGTATTGCCAATATTCGTGATGAATCGGATAGAAACGGGATGCGCATCGTTTATATCTTAAAACGCGATGCAACGCCTAATGTAGTGTTGAATACCCTTTATAAATTCACACAATTACAATCTTCCTTTAGTGTCAATAATATCGCCTTAGTGAAAGGGCGTCCGCAAATGTTGAATCTGAAAGATATGATTCATTATTTTGTAGAACACCGACACGATGTGGTGATTCGCAGAACACGTTTCGAATTGCGTAAAGCCGAAGAAAGAGCCCATATTTTAGAAGGATTGATTATCGCTTCGGACAATATTGATGAAGTTATTGCGCTAATCAGAAGTTCGAAAAATACCGATGAAGCCAGAGAAAAATTGATCGAAAGATTTCAGCTATCCGATCTTCAAGCTCGTGCCATTGTCGAAATGCGTTTGCGTCAATTAACAGGTCTCGAACAAGACAAGTTAAGAGCGGAATACGAGGAATTGATGAAATTAATCGAACATTTGAAAGCTTTATTGGAAGATGTTAATTTGAGAACGGCCTTGATTAAAGAAGAATTGGTAGAAATTCGCGACAAATACGGTGATGCGCGTCGTTCTATGATTGAATATTCAGGTGGCGATGTGAGCATCGAAGATTTGATTGCCGATGAGAATGTGGTCATCACCATTTCGCACGCTGGTTACATCAAACGTACCAATTTATCGGAGTACAAAACACAAAATAGAGGTGGAGTAGGACAAAAAAGTGCCGGAACAAGAGATCAAGATTTCCTTGAGAATATGTTCGTAGCCACGAATCACCAATATATGATGTTCTTTACTCAAAAAGGAAAATGTTTTTGGATGCGTGTTTATGAAATCCCTGAAGGTAGCAAAACGGCCAAAGGAAGAGCGATTCAAAACCTAATCAATATTGAAAGTGATGATAAGGTAAAAGCATTCATCTGCACTCAAGACCTAAAAGATCAAGACTACATCAAGAGTCATAACTTGGTGATGGTAACCAAGCAAGGTCAGGTGAAGAAAACGTCGTTAGAGAAATATTCTCGTCCGAGAGTCAATGGTGTTGCAGCTATTACGATCAAGGAAGGCGATGAATTATTAGAAGCCAAATTGACCAATGGCGAAAGTCAGATTATTTTGGCTGTTAAATCGGGTAAATTAGTTCGTTTCGAAGAAACCAAAACACGTCCGATGGGAAGAACAGCTTCGGGAGTTCGCGGTATTACTTTGAAAGACGAAACCGATGAAGTAATCGGAATGGTTACCGTAGATAAAGACAATATCAACGATTCACAAATTTTAGTAGTTACCGAAAATGGTTACGGAAAACGAACCAAATTGGTTGACGAAGATGGGGAAGACGTTTACAGAATTACCAATCGTGGTGGAAAAGGAGTGAAAACTTTGAATATCACCGAAAAAACAGGAAAACTGATTTCAATTAGCGCTGTAACCGATGCCGATGATTTGATGATTATCAACAAATCAGGATTAACCATCAGAATGGCTGTCGAAGACCTAAGGGTTATGGGACGCGCTACTCAAGGGGTTAAATTAATCAATCTTAAAGGTTCTGACTCGATTGCTGCGGTGACCAAAGTAATGAAAGACGATGTTGCCGAAGTAGTAGTCGACGAAGACGGAAATGTTATTGAAACGGAAGCTATCGAAAGAGTGAAACCTGTTCTTGAAGTGCTCGAAGAGGATGGTGTTGCCGAGGATGATGATTCAGACGAGGAGGACGATATCGTTGAAGATGACGAAGATGAGGCTGAGGACGACGACGAAACTGACAATTAA